The window GTACCATTACCTGCTGCACTACCTGGCATTCAGAACTCAGACTGTATTAAGATAAATTTTGGACAAGACCGCACAATGACAACAtttaaacaaataagtcacAGTCTTGCAGAACCCAGTATcacatttgaaaaaaaaaaacattgccAAATATTAAACTGTAAAATCAGGAGAAGAAGAAAACTACAACCATGAAGTACTTCATTCACAAAGGCGTGGAGAGCATGGCCCTTTGATTCAATTAGAAGTCTTGCTTTGCTTCCATTCTTTAAGATATCTTCATTTTCGTCAACATTTAAACTGGCAGtaaagtacacaaaatcataaATTTAGACTGCATTGCTAAAACATTGGTACTAAATTTATACATTGTTTGATTTGTTTCGTGTTCAAAAGATCCAAACATTCTGACGCTAAATCCTAAAACTTACAATATCTGGAACAGAGAGTCCTTGATAGATTAACTTATTAATGTTGGACATACATCAAATGATTTAAAACATGACACACTTTACCAACATCAAAAAATAAGATGGCCAGAAGGGGCATGATGTGTGTGAAATATGATGCTGAGACACACAATTTATTagcaattatttatattattttcctaTTAAGTGACGTGTAGGGATTTAGTAAATTCTGTAGAGTAGGCAGGTTATAGTTattcttctcttttatattaTTGTCACATTTCTTATCTGCGCGTGTTGATTTAGAGGAGGCAATGATACAGAAGTTGGTGAAGATACAGTAACAGCGTAATATAATTTTCTGAAGGACATGTTGACAAATATTGGATACTTTAGAAATCGATGCAGTGTTCCCAAGTAATATCTCTGCAAGCTCTTTTATAACTCCGTATCATatgcatatatgatatatgaatcaATGAGCTGTGTTACAACTTACAATAAAGGTCAGCTAGTTCTTGGGTACATAACTAATCATAAAATTAGTGTATTTAGTACAGAAAACAAAGTGTTTAAAATGTTGTAAGATATGTTATTACAAAGTAACAATGCACCAACCTGGTGGTGTACCAAAGGTAGTCTGTAGTATCCTTAGTTGTATTGATGTGATCCACAAAGCCTTTATGAGTAAAATCGGCATCACCCCATATGCCAGCTCTTTCCACAAACACTTCCCATTTCGAAACTTTCACATCTTTATCCGGCGATGTGCCAGATGACTTTAATTCTGCTGTTACCATCTCAACTACTGATGATTGTGAGCCAACCTGCTCAAGTAGAAGCACGGGAAACAGAATAGAACAATTCAGATCAGAATAGCATATTAGCATTTACCAGACATATTCAATCAGCTATAAACAAAATACAAGATATGCAGGTAACAAATGAAACCACTATTTATTGGTATAAGAATTATTAAAACACAAAAACATTATGCTTTCTAGAAGCTGAGGTGAATATAGTTCTTGTTGTCTTGCAACTGCTACAATCTACACTAACTTCTGCATATACAACGTCTTTGATTTGTTGGGAATTTTCAGCAAAGGACCCTACAGAACTTCTATCTTTCTTAAATATAACAGAGTGTTCTAAAATATAATGAGATGAACaattacatccaaaaatattatatttattttctttattatattaaGCACTAAACGTACTACGTACATATAAAAAGGTGTATAcatattgcttaaagtaaagaagagTGAACCAAGAGTCCCAGTTAATGTGCATATTGCTCAAAGTAAAGCTAGCAACATAAGTTCTGCTTAGATGACAAAATGATTTAATATGCAAGATTTATTTAAGCAATGTTCCCACATCCCAATAAGCCCCGGCTCCAGCTTTAAAAGGAGCATATGAATGCAAAAACAATATATACCTAGCTATCGCTCTTCCAAATAATATAAGCTGGAGCTGCGTACAGACTATGAAGATGCGTTTGGGACACAGAATAAGCAAAATACTCTTATAATAGAAATTTAGTCAAACTTAGAGTTACAGCCTATCACTTTAGTAGGCTCATTTTCAGTGTGACAGATGCATAACCAATAAATGATGGGTAATACCTTTGCTGAGTTGAACACTACATTTTTGCAATCCGGCAGGATGCTAACAGACCATGCTGGCAGGTGGAATGATTGATTGTGAAAGATTACTATCTTGTCATCTTTATCATCCATATTAGCAATAAATGCGGCACAGTTTTCTGAACCATTTCCATAAATATCAACCTAGAAGAGATAGGCTTTAGTAAAAGATACAATATGAAGCGATTAGCGAGAACACAAAAATTGAAATGCCAGAATTTTGGTTGGGGCTTTCAGAGTTGGCTTGCAAATTACAATGGCaacttttttgtaaaaaaaacataacagttaaaaaatatttaaaaaaacaagtGTTTAGAGTTTAGACTAAATTATCATCTTGTAAATGCAAAAGGAAAGCTTTTGCAATGTGGGATTTTGGAAACATGTAAAGATATCCTTAAGCCATCACTCTGCCAGAAAAAAGATATCCTTAAGCTATCACTCTGCcagaaaattatttaatacaCAGTATATTAATAGCAAAAAGGTTTTTCATGTGGGAAAAACagctatatatgtatataaaagaaaatataagcaTATTACTAAATCAAACCTAAACTTGAGATCATAACCTTTAtattacttttacttctagacTTGTAAATGATTCTTTATCATCCCAACAGTCAGCGTGATAACACATCTACATATACTAGTTGGTGAATTATATCACAaactttaattttaaacaaagaaAGCTTTAAGCATTACAAAAGCTGACAGCAGAAACATGATTTCATGAATTTAACTTTCGTAGCATGGTAGAAAGAAAGATTTCAAATCCCTACCACCACAACtagaatttgaattataaatttactCCATACACTTCTATAACAATTACTAAAAAAGCAAAAGGTATAGAGGAGTAAAATAGTCAAACAGAGAAACAACTCCGAGTTGCATTCTTATTCTAGTGAGTGTCTAAGTACCCCTTTTAGCTTTCCCAGAAAGAAATGGTCACACTGTGAAAACTGTGTACCTAGGGGAGACACTACTCAACACACAGTTGCTGACTAACCCAGTGGTTAAGAAATGGTTGATTAATCACTTAACCACAAGTACGAATCATGATTATGTTCTAGGCTGTGTGTAAATGAAGATTCTAGAGTTATATGATTATTATACTTATAGCTGGAATAAAATAAAAGGTCTGTGAAACTAGAGGTCAAATACAAACAGTAAAAGTTCTTCACTCACATGcagcatattatatatattgccAATGTattgaataaataatttatacctCTTGCAAAGGGCCAAGAGAAAGTGTAGTTGGTACATTGTTCAGCAGTGCATTCTCACACAATTTGATAGCTTTATGAAGTTCCTTCAAGTGCCCCCATTTTGGAAGCCTCGGCAAACCTGGATGTAAAAAAAGCATTAGATAGTAATCTAGTTTTGTTAGAAGCTGGTACGACAGAAAATTATATTAGAAAAACATGAGACATGAATGCATAGTTATATTCACTATTAACACTGCTTTGAAACTAACCATACTCATCAACAGGAGCATCATAGTCATAACTTGTAGTGATAAATGGCCCGCCAGAAGTACGCCCAAAGTTTGTCCCACCATGATACTACAGCCAAAACAGAAAATTAAAGTTGAGTGATATAAGCAAAACAagattttattttcaatcaaatgGTAAAATAACAGCATTGATCTTTAAACAATatatagaaattaatttaaaatcatttaccATGTAATAATTATGCAAACTCCCCCCTTTCTGAAAAAAACGTGCGACAGAGAAAGCAACATCTTCAGCAGGCCTATGTGGATCTCTACTTCCAAAAGTTTTGAACCTGAGAGTTGAGTATCCAGTCTCAATCATGACAAGAGATGTACTTTGTCACATTATGCTATTCAATTTAAAAGAATTTAACAGGGGtatgattttacaaattaatcATGAGGCCTAAGAAAAAGGTACATTGAACTTTTTGACAAGCCAGACTGAGTTATTTTGTTTTTTGGAATTTCAACAATGAAGTTCAATTTAGTTGTGCTGTGTGGTTCCCTATAAATGGGGGAACACCTTTATTCAGGGTTTCTATACTTGGACATCCAAGATAGCACTGGCACATAATAGTAATTATTATCCCTAGCCTTGATCCTAGTGGATACCCTTCTTCTCTTCATGACAATAGGTTCAGGGTTCGAGCCAGTTTATGGGAAACAGTCCATGCCTAAACCTGGTCCTACCCCTAAAAAGAAGTAGCAGTAATTGAAACATATAGTGGTGAGCGAATTGGATAGTAATCCTTTATCTTCTTTCTAATTTGTTCTCTTCAGCTATCATTCATGTTTTGTACTCATCCAAAGCATATGTACATTGTACAATGACAAAAAATGATGGACGTAGTGCTTAAATTAAAGTAATCCTATGTAagttatttaaaaatgaaaaattgacATATATTGAAGAGGTATACTATTTACCATCCTGGCCAGTTCTCTGTCCATATTTTTGGCATATCTGGGTAGCTCGGCTTGAAATCGTCACAGTAAAATGAATTGCATGTATTTATCTGTGGAATAAAAATGtcagcatgcatagtgagtGGATTAAATCTATCGTGTGATGTATAACTGCCTGAAATGAAAGAAACCAGACTTCTGCAACAAGATTGAAGAGCAGTGAGATAACATGATTGTGAACATGTCCAGCCTAATATCTTCATTGATTATAAGTTAGATTTAGTAAAAGAATGTCAAACATTTGGGATTGGTTTGAACAGAGAAAATAACTGCTTCAACTATTTCTGTATTATAAGCAGCAGAAATTTTTAAACatctttcaaaataaaattgtttattaataaaatctgtTTGGTGGCTTTTTCCAGCACCTTGTGATTCTGGGAAGTTGATTGTCTAACACTATCATGTCATGACTTGGACACTCATTGTGGCGATTTTATTTCCATATAAGAGTATTATATAGGAAGGACCACAAGcgtttaacaaaaatataccaAGGCGACTAGGTGGCTTCACTGCACTGGTTAATTAGGTTATTTTGTGTGTGTACATTGCTAGAAAAGTCTAGCCTCTAATGACCATATCTATAATGCCTTTTACAACATGCACTTATTTTCAAATCACTTTGGGACTTCGGATGCATAATTCACTGATATAGATTCTGCCGCTAGTAATTGAGCTAAAGTTCCCATAGTCGAGTCTCTCTGTGGCCACGCTAACTTCACCCTTGACTAAGAAGCCCCATAAAAAACAAGTCTGTTCAGGattatctttcaaaattttgggatatatttaatattatatattcagaAGTTTATGTACAACGCTTGCATTATATATAGGttgtgttcatatatatatataagtatgatgttacctctatttatttatcttgcaATTCCAGAGATAGCATACAGATGAACAAATGTCTATATATTGTGATACAGAGATGCCGGGAAAATGAAATGAGGACATGAGTCACTTACCACATACTTTGGAGTATCCCATTGCTGGCACATTATCCAAGGGACCCCAGTATTTTGGGACACAGCCATGTTTGCTGCCCAAGAAGCATATGCTTTGCCAGCATCTCCATATGCTCCTTCATAAAAGCCATACTCATTCTCCACCTGCATAGAGAAATAATTAATCTTTTGTGCACTAATGTTAAACGTAAATATTAAATAGTTTCCAAGTAACTTGGAGTTCtgagttttatatatttaagttacTAATATAACTCAAGAATTTGGAATCCTTAAATGTAACTAAGgtgaagaaacatgatgtgAGATCAAATGATTTATACGATGATAGTAATAATAATTACATTCATCAAGGATTGTTAAGAGCTTCACTTGCCTGACTTAAGATGATGGGGCCTCCTTGTGATGCAAaaaacttctccttcttcatcaTGTTAACTATATATGTCATAAAATTTTGCATGTAATGCTGAAAATCGAAGCGGGCAATAACAACATATTTTAGCATTAACAAAAAACATGTACCAAGTTCATAACATGCTTCAAGGTTAAGCAAATCTGTTGGAGATTCCCAACTTGCGTCAGTTAAATTAGAGTTCCTACCTTGAAGGGTTCATTATCAGTCCTAAATACGGTGCCATTAACATAATGCAGCCAAACAGGTACGCCTCTGCATTACAAATAAATTCAATTTCTCAGCAACTTCAAATCTAATCAAAGAATTTCTGGTGCAATACACATTATTGTACGACAATTCCAATGTCCATTAACATACCCATAGTTCCATTCAGCGGCAACAAATGGTCCGATGCGAAGAATTAAGTACATCTTGGCCTCTTGCACAATCTTCACGAATTTAACCAAATCATACCTTCCGCCAAAATAGAACTACATGGAAACATGAAAATCAATATTTCTCCCATAATATATAACGAATCATCAATAAGTTTGTACTTTAACACAAATTAAGTAAACAAGTTTATATGACCGACTTGTCCAGGAGCAGTTTCGTGACCATTCCAGAAGACATAGGTCTCGATAACATCAACACCTCCTTCCTTTGCTGTTTGCACCAGTCCTGGCCACATCTATCACAatcgaaaaatatatatacacaaacattAGGCAAATACTATAGATTAACATACAATGTACAGTAATATAAAACTGTtgcaataaattagaaaatcTAGCATATAAAATACTGCTTCATCTGTCCCACTCATATCTTTTCAACAGACATGACAACAAGATATGTATATAAAGAattcgtaacttatttttaatatttttacattctgaatacaaattttttagaaaataataaaaataacaataatgtATGAGactgtattttatataaatcttaAAATCCGTGTCGTGGTCGAGATCTTTGTTCCAAACATAAACTCGCCCAATCCCGGTAAATAGTACGGTTAGAATATAAATGATCCTGATAAAAGTCTTCCCCGAACTTGTCTATTAATATGGAATCAGAACACGAGCATTTTAGGAGTAGCATTCGAGTTGGACTCCGGGCTATAAACAAAGAGTAAAGTAAATATTTGTGAGGGTAAAATGATTTACCGCGGGGACGCTGCGAGGATAATGAATGGCAGCGGAGATGAGGAGCTTTCTCTGGCCGTTGATGATGAGAGAGCGACTGTCGTAAGTGACATTGTTCGCTGCTGCTACATACAATGCggagaagataaaaatgagacACGAAAGCAAATCATTCGTCTTCTTCATTGCTTTAGTCAAGCCGGGGCTTCAGCTAAcatgtgtgtgagagagagagagagagagagagagagagagagagagagagaggagtggagggagggaggagggaggagagagggagagagggggggaagAGAGGAGAGTGGGAGTGAGACTAGTGAGAGAGATGGTTGGTCTTGTTTAAACTTTGAAGAGGGAGTGTATCTGCAACGAGACGAGAGAGAGATACAGAAAGATGTGGAGAGAGAAAGACAGGGGAGCAAGAAAATAGAGATCGGATAACAAAGGATTGTGTATTAACGACATAAA of the Daucus carota subsp. sativus chromosome 4, DH1 v3.0, whole genome shotgun sequence genome contains:
- the LOC108218417 gene encoding beta-galactosidase 10, whose protein sequence is MKKTNDLLSCLIFIFSALYVAAANNVTYDSRSLIINGQRKLLISAAIHYPRSVPAMWPGLVQTAKEGGVDVIETYVFWNGHETAPGQFYFGGRYDLVKFVKIVQEAKMYLILRIGPFVAAEWNYGGVPVWLHYVNGTVFRTDNEPFKHYMQNFMTYIVNMMKKEKFFASQGGPIILSQVENEYGFYEGAYGDAGKAYASWAANMAVSQNTGVPWIMCQQWDTPKYVINTCNSFYCDDFKPSYPDMPKIWTENWPGWFKTFGSRDPHRPAEDVAFSVARFFQKGGSLHNYYMYHGGTNFGRTSGGPFITTSYDYDAPVDEYGLPRLPKWGHLKELHKAIKLCENALLNNVPTTLSLGPLQEVDIYGNGSENCAAFIANMDDKDDKIVIFHNQSFHLPAWSVSILPDCKNVVFNSAKVGSQSSVVEMVTAELKSSGTSPDKDVKVSKWEVFVERAGIWGDADFTHKGFVDHINTTKDTTDYLWYTTSLNVDENEDILKNGSKARLLIESKGHALHAFVNEVLHGSAAGNGTVSPFKTQIPISLKAGKNEIALLCMTVGLSNAGAFYEWVGAGLTSVKIEGLKKGKLDLSNSTWTYKVGVQGEHLGLYKADGLNHVNWKSTLEAPKNQPLTWYKAILDSPPGNEPVGLDMVHMGKGLAWLNGEEIGRYWPRKSSKKEECVDKCDYRGKFSPNKCSTGCGEPTQRWYHVPRSWFKPSGNILVIFEEKGGDPSQIRFATRIFSSICAHLSENHPTFEIESAPKDKDANHKTKSTVQLKCPPSTRISSLKFASFGTPAGTCGSFTMGNCHDPNTTSLVEQVCLNKFRCSIELSDKNFNKDLCPGVTKSLAVEAVCS